The following nucleotide sequence is from Borrelia sp. A-FGy1.
TCTGGGGGAGTTTTAATTGAGTAGATTATTTCTTTTGCTTTTGAAGTATTTGATCGCCTCAATTATTTTTGTTATTTTCATCTTCTAGTTGAAAATGGTTTTGTATTTTTGTTATCTCTTTAGATTAGCTTCATTAAGGCTAACTTTTATAATGTTAAATCTTATTTAAGTGTTTTATTAGAAAAATTATTTAACTTTATTGGGATTTTTTATTTCAATTATAGAAGATTTTTGAATTTCTTTATTTTTAATTTCAAGATATGCATGCTTGCTTGATATTATCTTTATTTGAATTTTTTATTCTTTTATTATTTTGTTTTATATTTGTTTTATAATTAAATCTCTGGCCTTTTCGACCTATCAGCCTTATCGATATCAATAAGAATAGTTATTCTATTTGCTTTTATTGCTGGCTTTATCATGTTGATAGTCTCTGTTTTAGGATTTTAGGATAGAAACTATCAGTATCAGCTCAGTACAATTAAAATATTACTTTTATCTCTTGATATCATTTTTTCTCTCAACTACCAACTACAACCGTTTATTTTATTATTTTTAGAATTTAATTCCAATTTTTAAAAAATGCTCTAATTAATTTGATTGCCTCTATGTGGTCTGATATCGCAATTGTTTCTCTTAAAGAGTGCATTGCCCACATTGGAGTTCCAATATCTATTGTTTCAATGCCTGTTTGGGCATTTGCAATAGGGCCAATTGTACTTCCAGCATTAATGTTTGCTTTTAATATTATTTCTTGAATTCTAATGTTATTCTTTATAGCTAATGATTTAAGTTTTGAGCATCCATTTGCTGTTGTTGCATATTTAAAGTTAGCATTGCTTTTAATAGCTACACCTTTTCCTAAGCCTACTGCATATTTTGGATCATGTTTGTCTATATATCCTGGATGAATTCCATGTGCACCATCCATTGAAATATGGAATGATTTATTTAATTTTATCAAGTGTTCTTCTCTTTTCAAATTTAAAGCACAATCAATTCTTTCTAATATTTCTGTTAATAGTTGTGAGTTAGCTCCTCTTGAAGTTAATGATCCAATTTCTTCATTATCGAAAAATACAGCTACTTTATTTCGACTATTGTTTGTATGAATGAACGCATTCATGATGGCGTGACATCCAGATTTGTTGTCAAGATTTTTTGATGCTAAAAATTCACCATCGCTACCTATAATTTTAGAATTCTCAGATGATGTGAAGATTAAGTCGCAAGACAATAAATCCTTTTCTAATATGTTGAGTTTTTCTAGAATTATTTCTTTGATACTTTTTTTAAGACTTGTAATAATTATAATATTTTCATGGGTGTCATATGAAAATCCTTCGTTAGTTTTTCGGTTTAAGTGAATTGCAACATTTGGTATAATCCCAATGTTTTCAATTGTTATTAGATTAGAATTAATTATTTCATCTTTATTGAAGTATACAATTCCTGCTAAAGTTAAATCTCTGTCAGTCCAGGTGGAAATGATAGGATTTCCATAAACTTCGATGTGATTTGAAACTACATTTCCTTTATTTTCTGTAGACTCTATTTTAAGTTTTAACCCAGGACTGTCAGAGTGTGCTCCTGCTATTAAGAATGGTTCATATATTTTGTCGGTGTTAATGCTAAACGCAATAAGAGTAGTGCCTTCTTTTTTAATATAGTAATATCCTGTTTCTAATTTCCATTTATCATCAAGTCTTAATTCTCTAGCATTAAGGTGGTATAATAGTTTTTCCTCAATATATTTTACTAAATGATAAGGAGTTAAACTTTTATCTAATAAATTCTGAAAATATGATATATCTAGAGTTTGATCATTCATTATTAGTTATCTCCTATTATTTTTGATTTTATTTTTTTATAACTTATATATTATTATAATAGTTAATATATGTATATATAGTTAAGGAGATTAGATGAAAGAATTTTGTAAATTGTTGTTCATATCTTTAATGTTGATTTCTTGTACTGCAAATACAGCAGTTTATTTAAGAGACAATATGAGCGGAACAATTTCAGTGGTATTTAATGTTAAGTCAGAATTTGAAAGAATAAGGAAAGAGCTTTTGGCTACTCTTGGAGGAGAAGAGGTGGCTAATATGCCTCTTTTCCCTGTAGATGACATAAAAAAATATTTTAAAGATATAGGACAAGAATCAGGTCTAAAACTTTTAGAGATTAAGGAAAAAGGGGATTCTATTAAGTTAGTTATTGAATTTGATAATTTGGGTGAAATTTTCAAAGATTATTTAGAAAAAGATAAAATTCCAATGTTAAGGGCGGAAAATAAAGACGGCAAAAATATTATTGATATTGATATTAATATAAAAAATGTTACAAGGATTGTTAATGAGAATAAAGAATATATAAATGATGCTCTTGCAGCGCTGCTTCCTTCAGAAGAAGTTAAGATGTCAGGAAAGGAATATAGAGATGTTCTAGTTTATTTTTTATCAGATTTTACTAGCAGGGCAAATGAGCTTATTGATAATTCTAATATTAGAGTTCAAATTAAGACTTCAAGGAAAATACATGATCAGTTTGGATTTAGGCAAATTAATTTGAATACTTTAGAATTTGAGTTAGATATGGTTAAAGGGTTAAGTCTAGAGAACCCAATAAGATTAAGATTGGTTTATTGAGGTCAAATTATATTGATGAAGAAGATATGAATTAATTCATATCTTC
It contains:
- a CDS encoding M18 family aminopeptidase: MMNDQTLDISYFQNLLDKSLTPYHLVKYIEEKLLYHLNARELRLDDKWKLETGYYYIKKEGTTLIAFSINTDKIYEPFLIAGAHSDSPGLKLKIESTENKGNVVSNHIEVYGNPIISTWTDRDLTLAGIVYFNKDEIINSNLITIENIGIIPNVAIHLNRKTNEGFSYDTHENIIIITSLKKSIKEIILEKLNILEKDLLSCDLIFTSSENSKIIGSDGEFLASKNLDNKSGCHAIMNAFIHTNNSRNKVAVFFDNEEIGSLTSRGANSQLLTEILERIDCALNLKREEHLIKLNKSFHISMDGAHGIHPGYIDKHDPKYAVGLGKGVAIKSNANFKYATTANGCSKLKSLAIKNNIRIQEIILKANINAGSTIGPIANAQTGIETIDIGTPMWAMHSLRETIAISDHIEAIKLIRAFFKNWN